A genomic segment from Cuculus canorus isolate bCucCan1 chromosome 18, bCucCan1.pri, whole genome shotgun sequence encodes:
- the LOC128853966 gene encoding glutamine-rich protein 2-like — MESLRQEHGKDENPLKELQATVTHLQREYEYLSSVTGNLQGDWQKEKKYAKALLKTLRKLEKDKADKEDVMHEIAEKADKSSLASKVSQDHLEGILEQLREKWEKMESQQVAKEQDLQEMQQRLTEAVDAKLDRQELGPLKQQLARLKTGLEELKEKGTQPDAAAGIKYPQGHCHCLSCDRVLSAPVTGPPVAALPLLPPMPSRVTSHGQKETQQHGQRKGAADYKFPCVPRSSGGLHTITYPLRHKPKPPSGPPPIQYEETALLGRDGRIYRGQRRRQQPVLDGNEGTARPGLCQEPQGVTGFCVMAHAVLLQEKLPKHTSPSH, encoded by the exons ATGGAGAGTCTGAGGCAGGAACATGGAAAG GACGAGAATCCGCTGAAAGAGCTCCAGGCCACGGTCACGCATCTCCAAAGGGAATACGAGTACCTCAGCTCTGTTACCGGGAATCTCCAGGGCGActggcagaaggagaagaaatatgcCAAG GCTCTGCTCAAGACCCTGcggaagctggagaaggacaaaGCGGACAAGGAGGATGTGATGCATGAAATCGCTGAG AAAGCAGACAAATCCTCCCTGGCCAGCaaagtcagccaggaccacttGGAAGGCATTCTGGAGCAGCTACGAGAGAAGTGGGAGAAGATGGAGAGCCAGCAGGTGGCCAAGGAGCAGGACTTGCAAGAGATGCAGCAACGGCTCACGGAAGCGGTGGACGCCAAG CTGGACCGCCAGGAGCTGGGGCCTCTCAAGCAGCAGCTGGCCCGGTTGAAGACCGGTCTGGaagagctgaaggagaaggggaCGCAGCCCGATGCTGCAGCTGGGATTAA GTATCCCCAAGGCCATTGCCATTGCCTGTCTTGTGACCGGGTCCTCAGCGCGCCGGTGACTGGCCC gcCTGTCGCGGCCCTTCCATTGTTGCCACCGATGCCCAGTCGCGTCACCAGCCACGGCCAGAAGGAAACCCAGCAGCACGGCCAAAG GAAAGGGGCAGCTGACTACAAGTTTCCCTGTGTGCCGCGGAGCTCCGGAGGACTCCACACCATCACCTACCCGCTGAGGCACAAGCCCAAGCCACCCAGCGGCCCACCGCCAATCCAG TATGAGGAGACAGCGCTGTTGGGCCGGGATGGCCGCATCTACCGGGGCCAAcggaggaggcagcagcctgtgctcGACGGCAACGAGGGTACGGCCAGGCCAGGCTTGTGCCAGGAGCCCCAGGGTGTGACGGGCTTCTGCGTCATGGCCCACGCCGTGCTCCTTCAAGAGAAACTGCCGAAGCACACCTCTCCCAGCCACTAG